agatgaagattttttttatttacagagaaACAGGACTGAGTCAGTTCAGACATGTTCAAATCTGGATAGTTTTGGATTCATTCATTGTATCTGCACGTCTGTTTATTTTCTACTAAAACATATACTACTACTGCTAGTTTTTCTACCTGTGCTTTGTACTTTAAATGAAACACTGTCCTCTCATGCTGATTTTAAACTCCCCTTtgcttgtgttgttgttattactcCTACAGTACCATTCGTAATGTGAAAATTCAGTTCCAGAAGAACTGAGTCTGAAAGCTCCGTGTCAGATTCCTGCTACAGAAGTCAGGCTGGAGGTAAAAAGAAGGTTTCACTTCCTGTGAGAGTTACTTGGTATTTGTGGTTTATCAGCAGACGTCGCACACGACATAATCACCGCCTGAAGTAGGAAGTGTAGAGCACTTCTGTGTCAGAGTCCATCAGAGCTGAGCTGCTTTCAGACGACTCCGTCTTGTTGTGGATGCTGAAGCTGATCATGGTTCTCCTGTGGATGATCCTGTTGGTGCTTCTGCTCTGTGCAGAGGCCGAGAAGGTGACCGAGGTCAGAGGAGAGCTGGGGACCAATGTCACTCTAACCTGCTCCAATCAGACATCAGACAGATACTGGTACATGGAGATCTACAGTCAGTTCAGAGCAGGTATCGGCCGCAGTTTTTCCTCAGCAGGCTCTACCTACTACTCTCCTGGTTTTGAAACAAAATTTTCAATCCTGGGAAACAAACTTGTGATTAAAAACTTGACAGCAGAGGACTGCAGGCTTTACTTCTGTGGCATCAAGAGAAATGGTAGCACTCAGTTTGTGGAGAGTTTCAGCCTCGTCTCAGGTAAGTACaaagtttattaaatttaatgctAATAATAACAGAAGTACTTATTACTATTGATTTACTTGAGAGACCTGCCATGATGCCAAGTCTCTcttggaaaataaatgtttaacctcaatgagatttttacctggataTAAAGGATTAATAAAGATAACTTAAATGTGTAACTTCAGTCAGCTCTCAGTATCTTGCATGT
The window above is part of the Maylandia zebra isolate NMK-2024a linkage group LG23, Mzebra_GT3a, whole genome shotgun sequence genome. Proteins encoded here:
- the LOC101470359 gene encoding uncharacterized protein LOC101470359; translation: MLKLIMVLLWMILLVLLLCAEAEKVTEVRGELGTNVTLTCSNQTSDRYWYMEIYSQFRAGIGRSFSSAGSTYYSPGFETKFSILGNKLVIKNLTAEDCRLYFCGIKRNGSTQFVESFSLVSDICPTPDPECGVLQRQTFLVSSVILNFVLFLVLCLSCVWLCLKRRISKYQANLPPAGTSERLEAPQYEEIQLPTPSAAPLQECVYYKIQLPRSTLPQS